DNA from Bdellovibrionota bacterium:
GCCGAAAGGTCGACCTTGTCGAAGAAAGGCGGGAATCGATCGAGGAGTTTTTCACGTCGGGCCCCCGCGCGCGCCGGTACGGGGGGGAGTATGGCCGCAGGATTTCCGTAGGCCGCCAACGTGATCGGGGCGGGCGGGCCGGCCGCCGGAACCGAAGAACTTTCCAACTCTTTGGGCATGATTGCGCTCCCCGATTTTTTCACGCCGGCCTCTTCGGAGAGATAAGCGACCAAGGAATGTTTGACGAAAAAGTTCCCGATATAACCGGACCACCAGATCCAGAGGATTCCGATCACCAAAGCGAACGCCGCACCCCAACGGACCAAAGAATCCGCCTGCCACCGCCGCGCAAGATCTTTTCGGATCGATTCCATGCGGATATTTCGAGTGATGCAGATCTCGCAGACGTCTTCCCCTTCCTCCACATCCGCGCCGCAGAAGCGGCAGCGGTTCTTCGCCAGCTGCGCGCCGGGGACTTTGGAGGCGTAGGTGCTGTCGGCCAGCGGAATCGAGCTGACCGAGGCGAGAGAAGGCATGGCGGCATCTTCGGGATCCTTCCACGTCACGGCGAGATCGGGCCAGTGGCAGCATTCAAAGATTCGCTCCCATCGCTGAAGGATAAGAAGAAGCTGAAGCGACGATTCATCCAACAGATCTTTTTGGAGCGCCAGTTCAATGAGGGGCTGGTGCGTCCGCCCCCGTTCTTCCACGAGCTGCTTGACCTGATCGCGCTGGAGAAGACCGTAGCGGATGCACAGGTCGCCGACGCGGCTCCCTTCGGTTTTACATCGGACGTCCTTGAGTTCTCCCTCCTCGATTACCAAGCTCCGCTCGCCGCCGCGACCTTGGGTTTCCAATTCTCCGGTCTTCCCTTGCACGCGAGCGGAAAAGATCTCACCGAAATATTGATCGCCGGGCCGCCGGCTGTCCGCCGGAAGAAAATTCTCGAACATGTTCTGTTTCATCAAAAACCGTTTTCTATGTTCGATGAGCAGAAGCCAAGCCAGAGTGAGCAGCTGGCCGGATCGGAGAGGAAAACCGGCGGTAGCCTGGACGCTATCCCGGGCCAAAAATCGAAATGACCCGGAACGCCAGCCCAGAATCTGAAGCAAGAGTTCTCCCGACATCCACCCTTTCTCTGAACGCGGGCGGCACCTTTCAATGAAATGGGCTCTTCCTTTGGGATCGTCCGGATCGGGATCGAGAATTTGGGCCTCGAACGAGACGATGAATCCCTGCTGAAATCCGATCTTCGCGTTTCGGAGCCGGCGTTCGAGTTCCAAAATACCGGTCAGCCGCTGGCGTTCGATTTGAAGAAGGAGCGACTCGATCGTCGTCTGTTCCAGGTAACCGCCTTCTTGCAGTGAAGCGGAAAGGCCCGCCCAAGCCGCGAACGTTTGTGGAAAAAGTTCCGCGTTTTCGCTCACGGCGGGGTTCCTCCCGTGCGTTTTTTCAACGTGGCGTCGCAAAGTTGGCCGAACTGGCCCGGTGCAGGCAGGAAACGGGTCGCCGTGGAAACCTTTCCGGGGGTTTGGTAATTCGTGACGAGGATGCTTCCGTCCGGGCCGATGAACGCGTCGGTCGGATCGTCGACCGGTCCGGCCATGACGTCGGTCAAGGCCGGTGTGCTTTGGGAGACATCGAACGTGTAG
Protein-coding regions in this window:
- a CDS encoding DUF4388 domain-containing protein → MSENAELFPQTFAAWAGLSASLQEGGYLEQTTIESLLLQIERQRLTGILELERRLRNAKIGFQQGFIVSFEAQILDPDPDDPKGRAHFIERCRPRSEKGWMSGELLLQILGWRSGSFRFLARDSVQATAGFPLRSGQLLTLAWLLLIEHRKRFLMKQNMFENFLPADSRRPGDQYFGEIFSARVQGKTGELETQGRGGERSLVIEEGELKDVRCKTEGSRVGDLCIRYGLLQRDQVKQLVEERGRTHQPLIELALQKDLLDESSLQLLLILQRWERIFECCHWPDLAVTWKDPEDAAMPSLASVSSIPLADSTYASKVPGAQLAKNRCRFCGADVEEGEDVCEICITRNIRMESIRKDLARRWQADSLVRWGAAFALVIGILWIWWSGYIGNFFVKHSLVAYLSEEAGVKKSGSAIMPKELESSSVPAAGPPAPITLAAYGNPAAILPPVPARAGARREKLLDRFPPFFDKVDLSA